In Artemia franciscana chromosome 8, ASM3288406v1, whole genome shotgun sequence, a genomic segment contains:
- the LOC136030714 gene encoding serine/threonine-protein phosphatase 6 regulatory ankyrin repeat subunit A-like, with amino-acid sequence MYSSRYLLGDTPLHCGAKGKLGVCKLLISNGANVNALNKFNQTPLHYAAELGKVATCKFLISKGANINAFDRWNNTALHFSAQQGKVDVCRLLISHGCRINCANLHKVTPLHAAVHTKCRYELSEVRRMHQLPVKTLQMYKSWLPKSDDAKKGQLSVCKLLISNGANVNALNIFNETPLDRAALLGKVDICKLLISHGTDVKGSNNVKRWNPPPLNYAAKEGYIAICQLLISNGANINLLDGCDETPLHYAASEGKVAVCKLLISKGANINALDKNNETPLDKTISRHEALRTETKYGLDRNDPIWSGTVDVFKLLVENGANINNSCFLNRDTPLHFAVRHELLSVCKLIISRGGDVNCLNSENETPLMLSFSKKYVKITKYLLENEASCGLYGRDHERDIYSSMLTWLVKEVSLERALTKKWF; translated from the exons atgtattcaagccgat ATTTACTTGGCGACACACCCTTACACTGTGGAGCCAAAGGAAAATTAGGCGTTTGTAAGctgttgatttcaaatggtgccaACGTAAATGCATTAAACAAATTCAATCAAACCCCGTTACATTATGCTGCTGAGCTAGGAAAAGTAGCTACTTGTAAGTTTTTGATTTCAAAAGGTGCCAATATAAATGCCTTCGATCGTTGGAATAACACAGCCTTACATTTTTCTGCTCAGCAAGGAAAGGTTGATGTTTGTAGGCTGCTAATTTCACATGGTTGCAGAATAAATTGTGCAAATCTTCATAAGGTCACACCTTTACATGCGGCAGTTCATACAAAATGTAGATATGAATTATCCGAGGTTCGACGGATGCATCAGCTACCAGTCAAAACACTACAGATGTATAAATCTTGGCTACCAAAGTCAGATGATGCTAAAAAAGGACAATTATCTGTTTGCAAGCTGCTGATTTCAAACGGTGCCAACGTAAATGCCTTAAACATTTTCAACGAAACCCCGTTAGACCGTGCTGCATTGCTAGGCAAAGTAGATATTTGTAAGCTGCTTATTTCACATGGTACCGATGTAAAGGGCTCGAACAATGTTAAACGATGGAATCCACCACCGTTAAACTATGCTGCCAAGGAAGGATACATAGCTATTTGTCAGCTGCTGATATCAAATGGTGCCAATATAAATTTACTCGATGGTTGTGATGAAACACCGTTACACTACGCTGCTTCTGAAGGAAAAGTAGCTGTTTGTAAGCTACTGATTTCAAAAGGTGCAAATATAAATGCCCTGGATAAAAATAATGAGACACCATTAGATAAAACTATATCTCGACATGAAGCCCTCAGAACCGAAACTAAATACGGATTGGATAGAAATGATCCTATCTGGTCAGGAACTGTTGATGTTTTCAAGTTGCTGGTTGAAAATGGCGCCAATATAAATAATTCTTGTTTTCTGAATCGTGATACGCCATTACACTTTGCTGTTAGACACGAACTACTTTCTGTTTGTAAGCTAATTATTTCAAGGGGTGGAGATGTAAATTGTTTAAACTCTGAAAATGAGACGCCCTTAATgctatctttttcaaaaaaatatgttaaaataacaaaatatcttCTTGAAAACGAAGCATCTTGTGGTCTTTACGGAAGAGACCATGAAAGGGATATATATTCTTCAATGCTTACTTGGCTAGTAAAAGAGGTTAGTTTAGAAAGGGCACTAACTAAGAAGTGGTTTTAG
- the LOC136030552 gene encoding zinc finger protein 239-like — MALSSGNFDLDPDSQLMTGVTDFTYKEDLQLDCEKQIPLKHRLARDMRTQNGKKYYECEECKKKFSSKSHLAVHMRIHSGEKPYECDVCKKKFSTKSYLAVHMRIHSGEKPYECETCKKNFSRKSVLTEHMRTHTGEKPYGCETCKMEFSFKSNLAKHMRTHSGEKPYECETCKKNFSRKSVLTEHMRTHTGEKPYGCETCKMEFSFKSNLAKHMRTHSGEKPYECETCKKKFSRKSVLTGERTLVKNPMDVKHVKWNFLLSPIWLSI; from the coding sequence ATGGCACTAAGTTCTGGAAACTTTGATCTTGACCCAGATTCCCAGCTTATGACTGGAGTGACCGATTTTACATACAAAGAAGACTTACAACTGGACTGCGAAAAACAAATTCCTTTGAAGCACAGATTGGCTAGGGATATGAGGactcaaaatggaaaaaaatactatgaatgtgaagaatgcaaaaagaagttttcttcgAAGTCCCATTTGGCTGTGCATATGAGAATTCACAGTggagaaaaaccatatgaatgtgacgtatgcaaaaagaaattttctaccaAGTCCTATTTGGCTGTGCATATGAGAATTCACAGTggagaaaaaccatatgaatgtgaaacatgcaaaaagaaCTTTTCTAGAAAGTCTGTTTTGACTGAGCATATGAGAACGCACACTGGTGAAAAACCCTATGGATGTGAAACatgtaaaatggaattttctttCAAGTCCAATTTGGCTAAGCATATGAGAACTCACAGTggagaaaaaccatatgaatgtgaaacatgcaaaaagaaCTTTTCTAGAAAGTCTGTTTTGACTGAGCATATGAGAACGCACACTGGTGAAAAACCCTATGGATGTGAAACatgtaaaatggaattttctttCAAGTCCAATTTGGCTAAGCATATGAGAACTCACAGTggagaaaaaccatatgaatgtgaaacatgcaaaaagaaattttctagaaaGTCTGTTTTGACTGGAGAACGCACACTGGTGAAAAACCCTATGGATGTGAAACatgtaaaatggaattttcttctaagtCCAATTTGGCTAAGCATATGA
- the LOC136030551 gene encoding zinc finger protein 208-like: MEFSSKSNLAKHMRTHSGEKPYECETCKKKLSTKSHLAVHMRIHSGEKPYECETCKKNFSRKSVLTEHMRTHTGEKPNGCETCKMEFSFKSNLAKHMRTHSGEKPYECETCKKNFSRKSVLTEHMRTHTGEKPYGCETCKMEFSSKSNLAKHMRTHSGEKPFEYETCKKKFSRKSILTEHMRTHTGEKPYGCETCKKKLSTKSHLAKHMRTHSGEKPYECETCKKKFSRKFVLTEHMRTHTGEKPYGCETCKMKFSSKSNLAQHVRTHSGEKPYECETCKKKLSTKSHLAVHMRIHSGEKPYECETCKKNFSRKSVLTEHMRTHTGEKPNGCETCKMEFSFKSNLAKHMRTHSGEKPYECETCKKNFSRKSVLTEHMRTHTGEKPYGCETCKMEFSSKSNLAKHMRTHSGEKPYECETCKKKFSRKSILTEHMRTHTGEKPYGCETCKKKLSTKSHLAKHMRTHSGEKPYECETCKKKFSRKFVLTEHMRTHTGEKPYGCETCKMKFSSKSNLAKHVRTHSGEKPYECETCKKKLSTKSHLAVHMRIHSGEKPYECETCKKNFSRKSVLTEHMRTHTGEKPYGCETCKKKLSTKSHLAVHMRTHSGEKPYECETCKKKFSRKFVLTEHMRTHTGEKPYGCETCKMKFSSKSNLAQHVRTHSGEKPYECETCKKKLSTKSHLAVHMRIHSGEKPYECETCKKNFSRKSVLTEHMRTHTGEKPNGCETCKMEFSFKSNLAKHMRTHSGEKPYECETCKKNFSRKSVLTEHMRTHTGEKPYGCETCKMEFSSKSNLAKHMRTHSGEKPYECETCKKKFSRKSILTEHMRTHTGEKPYGCETCKKKLSTKSHLAKHMRTHSGEKPYECETCKKKFSRKFVLTEHMRTHTGEKPYGCETCKMKFSSKSNLAQHVRTHSGEKPYECETCKKKLSTKSHLAVHMRIHSGEKPYECETCKKNFSRKSVLTEHMRTHTGEKPYGCETCKMEFSSKSNLAKHMRTHSGEKPYECET; this comes from the coding sequence atggaattttcttctaagtCCAATTTGGCTAAGCATATGAGAACTCACAGTggagaaaaaccatatgaatgtgaaacatgcaaaaagaaactttctacCAAGTCCCATTTGGCTGTGCATATGAGAATTCACAGTggagaaaaaccatatgaatgtgaaacatgcaaaaagaaCTTTTCTAGAAAGTCTGTTTTGACTGAGCATATGAGAACGCACACTGGTGAAAAACCCAATGGATGTGAAACatgtaaaatggaattttctttCAAGTCCAATTTGGCTAAGCATATGAGAACTCACAGTggagaaaaaccatatgaatgtgaaacatgcaaaaagaaCTTTTCTAGAAAGTCTGTTTTGACTGAGCATATGAGAACGCACACTGGTGAAAAACCCTATGGATGTGAAACatgtaaaatggaattttcttctaagtCCAATTTGGCTAAGCATATGAGAACTCACAGTGGAGAAAAACCATTTGAATatgaaacatgcaaaaagaaattttctagaaaGTCTATTTTGACTGAGCATATGAGAACGCACACTGGTGAAAAACCCTATGgatgtgaaacatgcaaaaagaaactttctacCAAGTCCCATTTGGCTAAGCATATGAGAACTCACAGTggagaaaaaccatatgaatgtgaaacatgcaaaaagaaattttctagaaaGTTTGTTTTGACTGAGCATATGAGAACGCACACTGGTGAAAAACCCTATGGATGTGAAAcatgtaaaatgaaattttcttctaagtccAATTTGGCTCAGCATGTGAGAACTCACAGTggagaaaaaccatatgaatgtgaaacatgcaaaaagaaactttctacCAAGTCCCATTTGGCTGTGCATATGAGAATTCACAGTggagaaaaaccatatgaatgtgaaacatgcaaaaagaaCTTTTCTAGAAAGTCTGTTTTGACTGAGCATATGAGAACGCACACTGGTGAAAAACCCAATGGATGTGAAACatgtaaaatggaattttctttCAAGTCCAATTTGGCTAAGCATATGAGAACTCACAGTggagaaaaaccatatgaatgtgaaacatgcaaaaagaaCTTTTCTAGAAAGTCTGTTTTGACTGAGCATATGAGAACGCACACTGGTGAAAAACCCTATGGATGTGAAACatgtaaaatggaattttcttctaagtCCAATTTGGCTAAGCATATGAGAACTCACAGTggagaaaaaccatatgaatgtgaaacatgcaaaaagaaattttctagaaaGTCTATTTTGACTGAGCATATGAGAACGCACACTGGTGAAAAACCCTATGgatgtgaaacatgcaaaaagaaactttctacCAAGTCCCATTTGGCTAAGCATATGAGAACTCACAGTggagaaaaaccatatgaatgtgaaacatgcaaaaagaaattttctagaaaGTTTGTTTTGACTGAGCATATGAGAACGCACACTGGTGAAAAACCCTATGGATGTGAAAcatgtaaaatgaaattttcttctaagtccAATTTGGCTAAGCATGTGAGAACTCACAGTggagaaaaaccatatgaatgtgaaacatgcaaaaagaaactttctacCAAGTCCCATTTGGCTGTGCATATGAGAATTCACAGTggagaaaaaccatatgaatgtgaaacatgcaaaaagaaCTTTTCTAGAAAGTCTGTTTTGACTGAGCATATGAGAACGCACACTGGTGAAAAACCCTATGgatgtgaaacatgcaaaaagaaactttctacCAAGTCCCATTTGGCTGTGCATATGAGAACTCACAGTggagaaaaaccatatgaatgtgaaacatgcaaaaagaaattttctagaaaGTTTGTTTTGACTGAGCATATGAGAACGCACACTGGTGAAAAACCCTATGGATGTGAAAcatgtaaaatgaaattttcttctaagtccAATTTGGCTCAGCATGTGAGAACTCACAGTggagaaaaaccatatgaatgtgaaacatgcaaaaagaaactttctacCAAGTCCCATTTGGCTGTGCATATGAGAATTCACAGTggagaaaaaccatatgaatgtgaaacatgcaaaaagaaCTTTTCTAGAAAGTCTGTTTTGACTGAGCATATGAGAACGCACACTGGTGAAAAACCCAATGGATGTGAAACatgtaaaatggaattttctttCAAGTCCAATTTGGCTAAGCATATGAGAACTCACAGTggagaaaaaccatatgaatgtgaaacatgcaaaaagaaCTTTTCTAGAAAGTCTGTTTTGACTGAGCATATGAGAACGCACACTGGTGAAAAACCCTATGGATGTGAAACatgtaaaatggaattttcttctaagtCCAATTTGGCTAAGCATATGAGAACTCACAGTggagaaaaaccatatgaatgtgaaacatgcaaaaagaaattttctagaaaGTCAATTTTGACTGAGCATATGAGAACGCACACTGGTGAAAAACCCTATGgatgtgaaacatgcaaaaagaaactttctacCAAGTCCCATTTGGCTAAGCATATGAGAACTCACAGTggagaaaaaccatatgaatgtgaaacatgcaaaaagaaattttctagaaaGTTTGTTTTGACTGAGCATATGAGAACGCACACTGGTGAAAAACCCTATGGATGTGAAAcatgtaaaatgaaattttcttctaagtccAATTTGGCTCAGCATGTGAGAACTCACAGTggagaaaaaccatatgaatgtgaaacatgcaaaaagaaactttctacCAAGTCCCATTTGGCTGTGCATATGAGAATTCACAGTggagaaaaaccatatgaatgtgaaacatgcaaaaagaaCTTTTCTAGAAAGTCTGTTTTGACTGAGCATATGAGAACGCACACTGGTGAAAAACCCTATGGATGTGAAACatgtaaaatggaattttcttctaagtCCAATTTGGCTAAGCATATGAGAACTCACAGTggagaaaaaccatatgaatgtgaaacatga